GTGGGAGCTGGCGGCGCAATGGACGCCGAATGCCAATACCACCGTGCGCAGCCGGCTATACCAGGTGGACAGCCATCGCCACTGGCGCGATGCCGAGTACTACGATTACCTGCCGTCCAGCGGACTGGTGCAGCGGTCTTCCTACACGGAGATCCTGCATGACCAGACCCAGATCGGCAATATCAGCGACGCCACTTTCAAGGGCCGCGTGCTGGGCCTGGACAATCAGATCGCAATCGGGTTCGACGTCAGCCATAGCGCCTTCAAGCACACGAACAACTCGCCGTATTCCGGCACGTCGCTGGTGGACCCTTATGACGTCGCGCATGGCAGCTTCATCAACGTGGCCGGGACGACGCCGCGCTACAGGAACAAGGCGTCCCAATACGCGTTCTTCGGCGAAGACCGCCTTGCGCTGACGGACCAATGGTCCATCGTGGCAGGCGTTCGTTACGACCACGCCGACATCTCGCGGCAGGACCTGGTCCTGGACCGGAAGGCGTACGACAAAACCTTCGCCAATGTGGGCTGGCGGGTCGGCACGGTGTACGACATCCGGCCGGATCTGGCCGTTTACGGGCAGTACTCGGAAGCAGCGGACCCGGTAAGCGCGCTGCTGATGATGAGCCCCTCCAACAGCGGCTTCAAGCTGGCGACGGGCAGGCAGGTGGAGATCGGCGTCAAGCAAAGCTTCTGGGATGGCGGGGGAGACTTCACCCTGGCCGCGTATCGCATCGTCAAAAAGAACCTGCTGACCGCCGACGTGACGGACCCATCGGTCAGCGTCCAGGTGGGCCAGCAGTCGTCGCGCGGCATCGAGGCTACCCTGCGTCTGGACCTCGCCAGCAACTGGAGCCTGGACGCCAACGCGGCCATCCTGCGGGCTCGCTACGACGATTTCACCGAATCGGCGGGCGGCGCCGCGGTATCGCGCGACGGCAATGTGCCCGTCAACGTTCCCGAGCGCCTGGCGAATCTCTGGTTGAGCTGGCGCTTCCTGCCGGATTGGACGGCCATCGGCGGACTGCGCTATGTCGGGCGGCGCTACGCAGACCGTGCGAACACGCTCGAACTGCCGTCCTACACCACCATCGACCTGGCCCTGCAGTGGCAGGCGCGGCGTGACACGGCGTTCACATTGCGGGGCTTCAATGTATTCGACCGGCACTACGCCACGACCGCCTACTACAACCAGACGCAGTGGCTGGTCGACGATGGCCGGCGGGTGGAGCTGACGATGAACCATAAGTTCTAGCGGAGCATCGGGGGCTGGTGGGCGAGCGCTGCGCTCGGCTATCCTGAGACCACGTAATCGTCGCGGAGGACGCGATGCCGCCCAGATCTTCCATCGACGCCGACAGCGGCCCGCCGGACGGCGCGCCGCCCTTGGACAGCGTGCGTTTCGCGGCGAACCTCGTCAGCGCGGCGCTGATCATCGCCGGCTTGTACTACGGCCGCGACGTTCTCATCCCGCTGGCCTTCGCCTTCCTCATCAGCTTCGCCCTGAGTCCGCTGGTGGGCTGGCTGGGGCGGCTTCGCCTGCCGCGCAGCCTCAGCGTCATCCTGGTGATGGCCGTGGTGGCCGTGATGCTGGGCGGCCTGGGGCTATTGCTGGGCACCCAGGTGCGGTCCCTGGGCCAGCAGCTGCCAACGTACCAATCGACCATGCAGGCCAAGGTCGAGGAGCTCCGGTCGAGCCTGAAGACGCCCGGCGTATTCGATCGCGCCCTGGACACGATCACCTCGGTCCGCAAGCAGGTGGAAAGCGCGCCGCCGCCAGCGCCGGACGGCGCCCAGCCCGTGGTCGTCGAGCCAAGGGCGGCGTCCCCGCTGGATACTGCCCGCGCCTGGCTCGCGCCGGCGCTCGAACCGTTGGCCACCTTGGGCATCGTCCTGGTCTTCGTCTTTATCTCCCTGTATGACCGCGGCGACCTGCGCGACCGGGCGCTCAGGATATTCGGCGGCAACCTGCATCGGTCCACCGACGCCCTGGAGGAGGCCGGCACGCGCATCGGCAGGTATCTGCGCATGCAGCTGCTGGTCAACCTGAGCTATGGGGTGCCGATGGCGCTGGGCCTGTGGCTGATCGGCGTGCCGGGGGCGCTGCTGTGGGGCACCGTGGCGGCGGTCATGCGCTTCGTGCCGTACGTCGGCCCGATGATATCCGCGATATTTCCCATCGGCCTGGCCTTCGCCGTCGACCCGGGCTGGCACATGCTGCTGTGGACAATCGGCCTGATCGTCGTGCTGGAGCTGATCAGCAACAACGTGGTGGAGCCTTTGCTGTACGGCACCAGCACCGGCCTGTCGGCGATGTCGCTGATCGCCGCCGCAACCTTCTGGACGGTGCTGTGGGGGCCCGTGGGGCTGATCCTGTCGACGCCCCTGACGGTGTGCATCCTGGTGATCGGCCGTTATCTGCCGCACCTGCAGTTCTTCGAAACCCTGCTCGGCGCCGCGCCGGCGCTGGATACGCCCACGCGCCTGTATCAGCGCCTGATCGCCGACGACGCGGACGAGGCGATCGACATCGCCAGCGGCGAAGTCAGGAAGTCCTCGGTGAAGGACTTCTACCACGACGTCGGCATCGAAGTGCTCCGGCTCGCCAGCCGGGAACACCTGCGCAGCGCCACTGCCGAGCATCGCTGGCGGGTGTCCAACGGCATGGAGCGATTGCTGGACGATTTGCGCGAGGAATATCCGCCGGAAGTGCAAAGCCGCAACGCGATGACCGTCGTCTGCATGGGCGGCAAATGGGAGCTGGACAATCTGGCGTCGGAGATGCTGGCGCACGCGCTGCTGATGCAGGGCATCCGGGCGGAGTCGCGCCGGCTTCCGGCGGTGACGGCCAGGGCGATCGACAACCTGGCGCTGGACGGCGCGGAGCTGGTCTGCCTGAGCTATTTCACCGCCAATCCCGCCGCGCCGGCGCGTCATTTCTGCCGGCGCCTGCGCCATCGATGGCCCAGGCTGCGCATCGTACTCGCGCTGTGGAACGCGCCGGCCGAATTGCTGGAGCACGACGCGCACAAGGCGCTTGGGGCCGACGAGGTGGTCACGACCGTGAACGAAGCCGTCCTGCGCATAGAAGCCATGGTTGCGCCCGCGGCGGATCGCGAAGAGCCGCGGGGCGAGGCCAAAGACGAAAGCGCCGCAGCGCCGGCGCTGGACGCGACGGGGCTGCTCGACGGCCAGACGCGCGAAGAGCTCGATGGACTGGCCCAGCGCGCGGCGGACGTATTCGACGTCGGCTTCGCGGTTATCGTCGTGATCAGCGGCGATCGGGAACTCGTTGTGGGCCAGAACCGTCCATTGACAGGCGCCTTGCCGCGCGATGAGCGGGACATCGTGACGATGCCCCGCGACGAGGCAATCGGCAGGCCCGTCGTCGCGGGCGATACGACGCTCGTCGTGCCGGACACGGAACGGGACCCGCGGTTCGTCGATCATCCCGCCGTGCGGTTATGGAGCGTCCGGTTTTTTGCGGGCGCGCCACTGCGCAGCAAGGATAACGGCGTGTTCGGCGCGCTGTGCGTGTTCGACCGGGAACCGCGGACGCTGGACGACACGGCCATCGAGGTGCTGGACAGCATGGCGCAGGAGTTCGCCGCGGTGATCGCCGCGGCGCTGGACGAGCCCGGCGCGGCCGCCGCGCAGGACGAACCGCCGTCGGCCACGCTGGCGCAGCGGGTGCCTGAATAAGGGCCCCCGAAGAAAGCAGGAAAAGAGGCAGCAAATGAAACGCATACGGCAACTGTTGGCGCTGGCATTGCTGGCGTGCGCCGCCGTGCAGGCCGGCGCAAACCCCGTGGAAGGCGAAACGATGACGAAGCCATGGCAGTACCAGATCCGCATGAACGTCTCCCAGGAACTGGCGGACGCGTATCGCGAAGGCCGCGACACGCCGGCCTTGGTCCGGCTGCGCGACGCGCTGGGCCGCCACCATGCGGCCATCACCTCGCAGTACGACGCCTTCGCGCGCTACGTGGCGGAAGCGGAGCGCGAAGGCGTCCAGAACTATCCGCTGTACCAATGGACGCTGGACACGATCCGCGATCCGGACAAGCGGGCCAAGTACCAGCGCGTCTTCACCGTCTACGTGCAAGACCAGGAGGTGTACGACGAGGATGTCGCCAACGCCTTGCAGGCCGAGCTGTCCGCTTTGGGGCAGGCCAGCGGAATATTGCGCATCGACAAGTTCGATACCAACCCCGCACACAATCCCCAGCCGCCGCGCAAGAGCTGAACGCCGCCACGGAGGCCGACGGCCACTCCAAGGTAAACGCCTGCGAGGCTCGGCTACAATCCCCGCTTCAACCGCCCCGCATGGCGCCTTTCGTGCCTTGCCGCGGGCAGCAGGAGGACGACCTCCCCCGTCATGGGCATTCAATCCGGGACGACCCGGCTCTTGTGAGAGGAGAGCCGTCATGGCCTGGATCACACTGGTTTTCGCTGGACTTTTCGAGGTCGTCTGGGCTTACTCGATGAAGCTTTCGGACGGTTTTTCGCGTCTGGGGCCCTCTTTGGCGACGCTGGCGACGATGACCGCCAGCTTCCTGCTTCTCGCCTATTCCATGCGTACGCTGCCGCTCGGTACCGCCTATACGATGTGGACCGGCATCGGCGCGATCGGCGCCTTCGTCGTGGGCATCCTGGTCTTCGGCGAACAGCTCAGCGTCATGCGCGCGGTAGCTGCCGTACTGATCGTATCCGGCCTGTTGCTGATGAAGCTCAGCGCGCACTGAGCCGTCAGGCGTCGATCACCTTGCGGGTGAACGCCTCCAGATAATCCATCAGTGCGTTTGCGCCCCCGATGGCGGTCTTCTCGTCTCCCGTGGCGATGCCCTCGGCCATTACCATATGGCCGCGCGCGCCTTCGGCGACGTCGCCTTCGTGCTGGTAGGCATACCAGAAGCGGCGGCATTGGATGATCAGCGGCTCGACGGCATTGACCGCCGACACATTGCGGCAGGCCTCGTGGCACACGTAATCCAGCAACTGGTCGGCGTGCATGTAGTCGTCCAGATCGCCGCCTTCCGCCGCGCGCACCATTTGCGCGGCGCATTCGACGATGCGCTTGCGCTGCGCCGGCGTGGCGCGGCGCGCGGCGCTTGAAGCGATCAGCTGCTCCAGCGCCCGGCGCGTCTGGATCAGGTCCAGGTGATCGGCCAGCTGGATGGTGGACACGCGCAGGCCGCGCCGCGGTTCCTGGATGATCAGGCCGGCGGACACCATGCGCAACAGCGCCTCGCGCAGCGGCGTGCGGCCCAGGCCGGTCATCTGCACCAGTTCCGCTTCGACCACCGCGCTGCCCGGCTCGAGCTGCAGCGTGGCGATCATGCTTTCGATGCGGTCGTAGGCGACATCCGCCGCCCGCCGCTTGGGTTGTACTGCTGTCATCAGCGATTGCTTTCCTTGATTCTGCGCCATTGGACGTGCGCCAGCCATTCGCCGACGAAGCCGCGCCGGAAGAACGATACGCACAGCACGAAGATCAGGCCGATCACGATGGTCACGACGTCGCCCAGCGTGGCCAGGTAGTTCTGCAGGCTGACGACCAGCGCGGCGCCCACCACCGGCCCCCATACCGTGCCGATGCCGCCCAGCAGCGTCATCAGCAGCACCTCGGTGGACGTGGTCAGCGAGACGTCGTTCAGCGCCACCAGCTGGAGCACCAGCGCCTTGAGCGCGCCGGCCAGGCCCGCCACGGCGGCGGACAGCACGAAGGCCAGCAGCTTGCACCGGTCGGTGTC
The sequence above is a segment of the Bordetella genomosp. 9 genome. Coding sequences within it:
- a CDS encoding TonB-dependent receptor, which gives rise to MKPSAYPAGASRRAPQFAPPVFFPFLIAVCSFPVQAAGTVADLPAISVTADSPSALTEAVSTGSYLDITPMQTPASVDTITREQLDERGDASLVDAITRAPGFSNIAHPGNGGSGLSVRGFTDAASVMQLYDGVRQYGGIGITFPFDTWSVDHIEVLRGPASVVYGEGAIGGVVNVIPKKPARGPIENEMQATAGTHDTQRLAFGSGGAIDDKLSYRFDISGNHSGNWVDMGDSRNAAVSGALQLDVSPALWVRLSYAQGWQQPMRYFGTPLVDGKLDDALRRKNYNVGDAMIRYDDRWWELAAQWTPNANTTVRSRLYQVDSHRHWRDAEYYDYLPSSGLVQRSSYTEILHDQTQIGNISDATFKGRVLGLDNQIAIGFDVSHSAFKHTNNSPYSGTSLVDPYDVAHGSFINVAGTTPRYRNKASQYAFFGEDRLALTDQWSIVAGVRYDHADISRQDLVLDRKAYDKTFANVGWRVGTVYDIRPDLAVYGQYSEAADPVSALLMMSPSNSGFKLATGRQVEIGVKQSFWDGGGDFTLAAYRIVKKNLLTADVTDPSVSVQVGQQSSRGIEATLRLDLASNWSLDANAAILRARYDDFTESAGGAAVSRDGNVPVNVPERLANLWLSWRFLPDWTAIGGLRYVGRRYADRANTLELPSYTTIDLALQWQARRDTAFTLRGFNVFDRHYATTAYYNQTQWLVDDGRRVELTMNHKF
- a CDS encoding AI-2E family transporter; translation: MPPRSSIDADSGPPDGAPPLDSVRFAANLVSAALIIAGLYYGRDVLIPLAFAFLISFALSPLVGWLGRLRLPRSLSVILVMAVVAVMLGGLGLLLGTQVRSLGQQLPTYQSTMQAKVEELRSSLKTPGVFDRALDTITSVRKQVESAPPPAPDGAQPVVVEPRAASPLDTARAWLAPALEPLATLGIVLVFVFISLYDRGDLRDRALRIFGGNLHRSTDALEEAGTRIGRYLRMQLLVNLSYGVPMALGLWLIGVPGALLWGTVAAVMRFVPYVGPMISAIFPIGLAFAVDPGWHMLLWTIGLIVVLELISNNVVEPLLYGTSTGLSAMSLIAAATFWTVLWGPVGLILSTPLTVCILVIGRYLPHLQFFETLLGAAPALDTPTRLYQRLIADDADEAIDIASGEVRKSSVKDFYHDVGIEVLRLASREHLRSATAEHRWRVSNGMERLLDDLREEYPPEVQSRNAMTVVCMGGKWELDNLASEMLAHALLMQGIRAESRRLPAVTARAIDNLALDGAELVCLSYFTANPAAPARHFCRRLRHRWPRLRIVLALWNAPAELLEHDAHKALGADEVVTTVNEAVLRIEAMVAPAADREEPRGEAKDESAAAPALDATGLLDGQTREELDGLAQRAADVFDVGFAVIVVISGDRELVVGQNRPLTGALPRDERDIVTMPRDEAIGRPVVAGDTTLVVPDTERDPRFVDHPAVRLWSVRFFAGAPLRSKDNGVFGALCVFDREPRTLDDTAIEVLDSMAQEFAAVIAAALDEPGAAAAQDEPPSATLAQRVPE
- a CDS encoding DMT family transporter; amino-acid sequence: MAWITLVFAGLFEVVWAYSMKLSDGFSRLGPSLATLATMTASFLLLAYSMRTLPLGTAYTMWTGIGAIGAFVVGILVFGEQLSVMRAVAAVLIVSGLLLMKLSAH
- a CDS encoding GntR family transcriptional regulator, which produces MTAVQPKRRAADVAYDRIESMIATLQLEPGSAVVEAELVQMTGLGRTPLREALLRMVSAGLIIQEPRRGLRVSTIQLADHLDLIQTRRALEQLIASSAARRATPAQRKRIVECAAQMVRAAEGGDLDDYMHADQLLDYVCHEACRNVSAVNAVEPLIIQCRRFWYAYQHEGDVAEGARGHMVMAEGIATGDEKTAIGGANALMDYLEAFTRKVIDA